The following are encoded in a window of Paramormyrops kingsleyae isolate MSU_618 chromosome 12, PKINGS_0.4, whole genome shotgun sequence genomic DNA:
- the LOC111856484 gene encoding cerebellin-1, producing the protein MIYIPLQVGHYIQFLLMLITLGVPTGVWGQNDTEPIVLEGKCLVVCDSTPSTEPAGGNALGMSVRSGTGRVAFSAIRNTNHEPSEMSNRTMTIYFDQILVNVGGHFDPARSIFVAPRKGVYSFSFHVVKVYNRQTIQVSLVLNGWPVISAFAGDQDVTREAATNAGLVIMERGDKAYLKLERGNLMGGWKYSTFSGFLVFPL; encoded by the exons ATGATCTACATTCCTTTGCAAGTGGGACATTACATCCAATTCCTCCTCATGCTCATAACACTTGGGGTTCCCACTGGAGTCTGGGGACAGAATGACACTGAGCCCATCGTGCTGGAGGGGAAGTGCCTGGTGGTGTGCGACTCCACGCCCTCCACGGAGCCGGCAGGAGGAAATGCACTGGGCATGTCTGTGCGCTCTGGGACTGGCCGTGTGGCCTTCTCAGCTATCCGCAACACCAACCACGAGCCATCTGAGATGAGCAACCGCACCATGACCATCTACTTTGATCAG ATCCTGGTGAACGTTGGTGGCCACTTTGACCCCGCACGCAGCATCTTTGTGGCCCCGAGGAAGGGCGTGTACAGCTTCAGCTTCCACGTGGTCAAAGTGTACAACAGACAGACAATACAG GTGAGCCTGGTACTAAATGGCTGGCCTGTGATCTCGGCCTTCGCCGGTGACCAAGACGTGACTCGAGAGGCAGCAACGAACGCTGGGCTGGTCATCATGGAGAGAGGGGACAAGGCTTACTTAAAGCTGGAGAGGGGGAACCTGATGGGCGGCTGGAAGTATTCCACCTTCTCGGGCTTCTTGGTCTTCCCTCTTTAG